The following are encoded together in the Xanthomonas sacchari genome:
- a CDS encoding type 1 glutamine amidotransferase domain-containing protein, with product MSAMPSLAGKQVAVLATDGFEQSELQEPKRLLESWGAQVDVIAPGDASSIRGWNKKDWGDSVPVDKRLQQAQAGDYDALVLPGGVINPDNLRTEPTAIAFIQSFASAGKPVAAICHGPWLLAESGLVRDRQVTSWPSLKTDLSNAGGRWEDQEVVVDGNLITSRKPDDIPAFAQAVAKALG from the coding sequence ATGAGCGCAATGCCTTCCCTTGCCGGCAAGCAGGTGGCTGTCCTGGCCACCGACGGTTTCGAACAGTCGGAACTGCAGGAGCCCAAGCGCCTGCTCGAATCCTGGGGCGCTCAGGTCGACGTGATCGCGCCGGGCGACGCGAGCAGCATCCGCGGCTGGAACAAGAAGGACTGGGGCGACAGCGTGCCGGTGGACAAGCGCCTGCAACAGGCCCAGGCCGGCGACTACGACGCGCTGGTGCTGCCGGGCGGTGTCATCAACCCTGACAACCTGCGCACCGAGCCGACCGCGATCGCCTTCATCCAGTCGTTCGCCAGTGCCGGCAAGCCGGTGGCGGCGATCTGCCATGGCCCGTGGCTGCTGGCCGAGAGCGGGCTGGTGCGCGACCGCCAGGTGACCTCGTGGCCATCGCTGAAGACCGACCTGTCCAATGCCGGCGGGCGTTGGGAGGACCAGGAGGTGGTGGTGGACGGCAACCTGATCACCAGCCGCAAGCCGGACGACATCCCGGCCTTCGCGCAGGCGGTGGCCAAGGCGCTGGGCTGA